Proteins encoded within one genomic window of Gadus macrocephalus chromosome 16, ASM3116895v1:
- the cpda gene encoding carboxypeptidase D isoform X2: MEPHIHVSLFCLFIGVVSPRTAEASVDTRIKPGVNNYSKYYNYSELTGLLQTMVNTYPHISNLSSVGRSVQGRELWVMRITKDPNTDDPGKPRFKYVGNMHGDETISRQVLVYLVDYLLTKYGEDQRVTELVNTTDIYIMPSMNPDGFEKSVEGECDGTAEGRVNARKIDLNRSFPDQFGETVVTKEDAPEVWSIIQWILAKRFVLSANLHGGTVVASYPFDDSANHQIEGSYSRSDDDLLFRYLARVYAKNHPVMRTGHPNCPDYPAESFEEGITNGARWYDLSGGMQDFNYLHGNCLEITMELSCCKYPPASELRSEWDMNRESLMAYMEMVHIGLRGYVTEANNGSGLPDVRIVVAGINHNLTTGQHGEYYRLLLPGQYNISAIAPGYTTQTVHNVLVTKGKATELNFTVRPAPSALVSGVPVTTSAATSAQSTAQGTAQSTAQGTAQSSTPASEPTPSAENKAPASSGNRSDSPPPPTAGPEVSPPLMPQDFRHHNYADMELFLRRHSVEFPAIAHLSSVGRSVQGHELYVMVISDNPTVHEHGEPEFKYVGNMHGNEVVGRELLLNLIEYLCRNYGNDPEVTQLVNSTRIHIMPSMNPDGYEVAREGDKQGYLGRNNSNNFDLNRNFPDQFVNITEPRQPETEAVMSWLESVPFVLSANLHGGSLVVNYPYDDDREGVSQYSKCPDDEVFHQVSRAYAQENALMHKGHPCEMLYPEEYFGEGITNGANWYNVPGGMQDWNYLNTNCFEVTIELGCVKFPWEKDLPKYWDQNQRSMLQFIHQVHRGVKGTVSDIHTGSGIPDATIRVEGIDHNVTTAQTGDYWRLLVPGTFSLIASARGYEPMKIYATIPKDRVEVVDFKLSRVGAGPEGRLPAGPPPTQDPSVEEFQNFIRYLSVGEGLEELVRSTATENSYRYRSEREIAESLRGLLLNFPKITSLRSLGQSVDFRTIRALEISNQPDEAEPSEPKIRFVAGIHGNAPVGTELLLEFATFLCMNYGKNPAITRLINSTRIVILPLINPDGRQLAEEKQCTSTRGMANARGKDLDTDFFGNASQRVVEAQPETRAVMKLILERGQTLSVSLDGGALLATYPYDKPVQTVRSFSLVEKEGTLKYLANVYARNHPRMHLGDPRCPSTGQGGVLRAAERQSHMGSMKDFSVDFGHCPEITVYTGCCMFPPAEQLSTLWAENKKALLSMLVEAHKGVRGVVRDRSGKPIVGAMIVMNGGVRVYTAAGGFFHALLVPGSHDIEAIADGYQHQRQKVVVSSHEAASVVIISLNMDNRIFGLPREFVVAAAASMTALVLTACIIWCVCSAKSNQQKDGFHRLRQHRDDYEDEIRLTSMGSKKALLGHEFQDESESDEETLYANKL, from the exons ATGGAGCCTCATATACACGTTTCACTCTTCTGCCTCTTTATTGGTGTCGTCTCTCCGAGGACCGCGGAGGCCAGTGTGGACACTCGTATCAAACCGGGAGTGAACAACTACAGCAAATATTACAATTATTCGGAGTTGACGGGGCTTCTTCAAACCATGGTCAATACCTATCCCCACATCTCGAACCTGTCCAGCGTAGGGCGGTCCGTCCAGGGCAGGGAGCTGTGGGTCATGCGGATCACAAAGGACCCCAACACAGACGATCCGGGGAAACCTAGGTTCAAATACGTGGGAAACATGCACGGCGACGAGACAATATCCAGGCAGGTGCTGGTGTACCTTGTGGACTATCTGCTGACCAAGTACGGTGAAGACCAACGCGTCACGGAGCTGGTGAACACCACGGATATTTACATCATGCCCAGCATGAACCCAGACGGCTTCGAGAAGTCCGTGGAGGGCGAATGTGATGGAACCGCTGAGGGTCGTGTAAACGCAAGAAAAATCGACCTCAACCGAAGCTTCCCCGACCAGTTTGGAGAAACGGTGGTTACTAAAGAGGATGCCCCAGAAGTATGGTCCATTATTCAATGGATATTGGCCAAAAG ATTTGTGCTCTCGGCCAACCTGCATGGTGGCACCGTGGTGGCCAGCTACCCCTTTGACGACTCGGCCAACCATCAGATTGAGGGTTCATACAGCCGCTCAGACGATGACCTTTTGTTTCGTTACCTGGCCCGCGTCTATGCAAAAAACCATCCTGTGATGAGGACCGGCCATCCCAACTGCCCTGATTATCCAGCTGAGAGCTTCGAGGAAGGCATCACCAATGGAGCCAGGTGGTATGATCTATCTG GAGGGATGCAGGACTTCAACTACCTCCACGGGAACTGTCTGGAGATCACCATGGAGCTGAGCTGCTGCAAATACCCCCCTGCCTCTGAGCTCAGGAGCGAGTGGGACATGAACAGAGAGTCGCTGATGGCCTACATGGAAATG GTTCACATAGGGCTGCGTGGCTATGTGACAGAGGCCAACAATGGCTCCGGCCTCCCTGACGTCAGAATCGTGGTGGCAGGCATCAACCACAACCTGACCACAGGACAGCACGGCGAGTACTATCGTCTCCTTCTCCCCGGACAGTACAACATCTCCGCCATCGCACCGGG GTACACCACCCAAACGGTCCACAACGTCCTGGTGACCAAGGGGAAAGCCACTGAGCTCAACTTCACCGTGAGACCCGCTCCCAGCGCGCTCGTGAGCGGCGTCCCCGTGACGACCTCAGCCGCGACGTCCGCACAGAGCACGGCCCAGGGCACCGCTCAGAGCACGGCCCAGGGCACCGCTCAGAGCAGCACCCCCGCGTCCGAACCCACCCCTTCCGCGGAGAACAAGGCCCCGGCCTCCAGCGGGAACCGCagcgactcccccccccctcccaccgccGGCCCAGAGGTCAGCCCCCCCCTTATGCCGCAGGACTTCCGCCACCACAACTACGCCGACATGGAGCTGTTCCTGCGCAGGCACAGCGTCGAGTTCCCCGCCATTGCACACCTCTCCTCCGTGGGTAGGTCCGTGCAAGGCCACGAGCTGTACGTGATGGTCATCTCCGACAACCCGACGGTCCACGAGCATG GAGAGCCCGAGTTCAAGTATGTCGGCAACATGCACGGCAACGAGGTGGTGGGACGGGAGCTGCTGCTCAACCTCATCGAGTATCTCTGCCGTAACTATGGCAACGACCCCGAGGTCACCCAGCTGGTCAACAGCACACGCATCCACATCATGCCCTCCATGAATCCGGACGGCTACGAAGTTGCCAGGGAAG GGGATAAACAAGGCTACCTGGGAcggaacaacagcaacaacttcGACCTGAACCGCAACTTCCCCGACCAGTTTGTGAACATCACGGAGCCAAGGCAGCCGGAGACGGAGGCCGTGATGAGCTGGCTGGAGAGCGTCCCCTTCGTGCTGTCGGCCAACCTTCACGGGG GCTCTTTGGTGGTTAATTACCCCTATGATGACGATAGAGAAGGAGTCTCGCAGTACAGCAAGTGCCCCGATGACGAGGTCTTTCACCAGGTGTCTAGAGCCTACGCACAG gAGAACGCTCTGATGCACAAAGGGCACCCTTGTGAGATGCTGTACCCAGAGGAATATTTTGGGGAGGGCATCACCAATGGTGCCAACTGGTACAATGTTCCTG GAGGCATGCAGGACTGGAATTATTTGAACACCAACTGTTTTGAGGTCACTATTGAACTTGGCTGTGTCAAGTTTCCCTGGGAGAAGGACCTGCCCAAATACTGGGATCAAAACCAACGATCCATGCTACAATTCATCCACCAG GTCCACAGGGGAGTCAAGGGCACCGTCTCAGACATCCACACTGGTTCTGGCATCCCCGATGCCACCATTCGTGTTGAGGGCATAGATCACAACGTCACTACAGCCCAGACGGGAGACTACTGGAGGCTGCTGGTCCCCGGGACATTCAGCCTCATCGCCTCAGCCCGCGG GTATGAACCGATGAAGATCTACGCCACCATCCCAAAAGACAGAGTAGAGGTGGTGGACTTCAAACTGAGCCGCGTCGGCGCCGGGCCTGAAGGCCGGCTCCCAGCGGGCCCGCCGCCCACCCAGGACCCCTCAGTGGAGGAGTTCCAGAACTTCATCCGCTACCTGTCCGTGGGCGaggggctggaggagctggtgaggaGCACCGCCACGGAGAACAGCTACCGCTaccggagtgagagagagatagcagagTCCCTGAGAGGCCTTCTCCTCAACTTCCCCAAAATCACCTCCCTGCGAAG TCTGGGCCAGAGTGTGGATTTCAGAACCATCCGGGCTTTGGAGATCTCCAACCAGCCGGATGAGGCAGAGCCTTCTGAACCCAAAATAAGATTTGTGGCTGGGATCCATGGAAACGCTCCAGTGGGCACTGAGCTTCTGCTGGAATTTGCAACCTTCCTGTGTATGAACTATGGCAAGAACCCGGCCATCACCAGG CTCATTAACAGTACACGGATTGTCATCCTGCCCCTCATTAACCCAGACGGTAGGCAGCTGGCCGAGGAAAAGCAGTGCACCTCCACACGGGGCATGGCCAACGCTCGCGGCAAAGACCTGGACACAGACTTCTTTG GCAACGCTTCCCAGCGTGTGGTGGAGGCCCAGCCAGAGACCAGAGCAGTGATGAAGCTTATCCTGGAGAGGGGGCAAACGCTGTCTGTGTCTTTAGATGGGGGCGCTCTTCTGGCTACCTACCCTTACGACAAACCCGTCCAGACTG TGCGTTCTTTCTCTCTAGTTGAAAAGGAGGGCACTCTGAAGTACTTGGCTAATGTGTACGCCAGAAACCATCCCAGGATGCATCTCGGAGACCCCAGATGTCCAAGCACGGGGCAAG GCGGGGTTCTGAGGGcggcagagaggcagagccaCATGGGCAGCATGAAG GACTTCAGTGTGGACTTTGGCCATTGTCCAGAGATCACTGTGTACACGGGCTGCTGTATGTTCCCCCCCGCCGAGCAGCTGTCCACACTGTGGGCAGAGAACAAGAAGGCCCTTCTCAGCATGCTTGTGGAG GCCCATAAGGGCGTGCGAGGTGTGGTGCGGGACCGGAGTGGGAAGCCCATCGTCGGGGCCATGATCGTGATGAACGGGGGGGTGCGGGTCTACACTGCAGCAGGGGGCTTCTTCCACGCTCTGCTGGTCCCGGGCAGCCACGACATTGAAGCCATCGCTGATGGATACCAGCATCAACGCCAGAAG GTGGTGGTGTCGTCCCATGAAGCGGCCAGTGTGGTCATCATTTCGTTGAACATGGACAACCGTATCTTCGGTCTGCCCAGAGAGTTTGTGGTGGCTGCTGCAG CCTCTATGACGGCCCTGGTGTTGACTGCCTGCatcatctggtgtgtgtgttcggccAAGTCCAACCAGCAGAAGGACGGCTTCCACCGGCTGCGGCAGCACCGGGATGACTACGAGGACGAGATACGCCTGACCTCCATGGGCTCCAAAAAGGCCCTGCTGGGCCACGAGTTCCAggacgagagcgagagcgacgagGAGACGCTGTACGCCAACAAGCTCTGA
- the cpda gene encoding carboxypeptidase D isoform X1, producing MEPHIHVSLFCLFIGVVSPRTAEASVDTRIKPGVNNYSKYYNYSELTGLLQTMVNTYPHISNLSSVGRSVQGRELWVMRITKDPNTDDPGKPRFKYVGNMHGDETISRQVLVYLVDYLLTKYGEDQRVTELVNTTDIYIMPSMNPDGFEKSVEGECDGTAEGRVNARKIDLNRSFPDQFGETVVTKEDAPEVWSIIQWILAKRFVLSANLHGGTVVASYPFDDSANHQIEGSYSRSDDDLLFRYLARVYAKNHPVMRTGHPNCPDYPAESFEEGITNGARWYDLSGGMQDFNYLHGNCLEITMELSCCKYPPASELRSEWDMNRESLMAYMEMVHIGLRGYVTEANNGSGLPDVRIVVAGINHNLTTGQHGEYYRLLLPGQYNISAIAPGYTTQTVHNVLVTKGKATELNFTVRPAPSALVSGVPVTTSAATSAQSTAQGTAQSTAQGTAQSSTPASEPTPSAENKAPASSGNRSDSPPPPTAGPEVSPPLMPQDFRHHNYADMELFLRRHSVEFPAIAHLSSVGRSVQGHELYVMVISDNPTVHEHGEPEFKYVGNMHGNEVVGRELLLNLIEYLCRNYGNDPEVTQLVNSTRIHIMPSMNPDGYEVAREGDKQGYLGRNNSNNFDLNRNFPDQFVNITEPRQPETEAVMSWLESVPFVLSANLHGGSLVVNYPYDDDREGVSQYSKCPDDEVFHQVSRAYAQENALMHKGHPCEMLYPEEYFGEGITNGANWYNVPGGMQDWNYLNTNCFEVTIELGCVKFPWEKDLPKYWDQNQRSMLQFIHQVHRGVKGTVSDIHTGSGIPDATIRVEGIDHNVTTAQTGDYWRLLVPGTFSLIASARGYEPMKIYATIPKDRVEVVDFKLSRVGAGPEGRLPAGPPPTQDPSVEEFQNFIRYLSVGEGLEELVRSTATENSYRYRSEREIAESLRGLLLNFPKITSLRSLGQSVDFRTIRALEISNQPDEAEPSEPKIRFVAGIHGNAPVGTELLLEFATFLCMNYGKNPAITRLINSTRIVILPLINPDGRQLAEEKQCTSTRGMANARGKDLDTDFFGNASQRVVEAQPETRAVMKLILERGQTLSVSLDGGALLATYPYDKPVQTVRSFSLVEKEGTLKYLANVYARNHPRMHLGDPRCPSTGQGGVLRAAERQSHMGSMKDFSVDFGHCPEITVYTGCCMFPPAEQLSTLWAENKKALLSMLVEAHKGVRGVVRDRSGKPIVGAMIVMNGGVRVYTAAGGFFHALLVPGSHDIEAIADGYQHQRQKVVVSSHEAASVVIISLNMDNRIFGLPREFVVAAAAASMTALVLTACIIWCVCSAKSNQQKDGFHRLRQHRDDYEDEIRLTSMGSKKALLGHEFQDESESDEETLYANKL from the exons ATGGAGCCTCATATACACGTTTCACTCTTCTGCCTCTTTATTGGTGTCGTCTCTCCGAGGACCGCGGAGGCCAGTGTGGACACTCGTATCAAACCGGGAGTGAACAACTACAGCAAATATTACAATTATTCGGAGTTGACGGGGCTTCTTCAAACCATGGTCAATACCTATCCCCACATCTCGAACCTGTCCAGCGTAGGGCGGTCCGTCCAGGGCAGGGAGCTGTGGGTCATGCGGATCACAAAGGACCCCAACACAGACGATCCGGGGAAACCTAGGTTCAAATACGTGGGAAACATGCACGGCGACGAGACAATATCCAGGCAGGTGCTGGTGTACCTTGTGGACTATCTGCTGACCAAGTACGGTGAAGACCAACGCGTCACGGAGCTGGTGAACACCACGGATATTTACATCATGCCCAGCATGAACCCAGACGGCTTCGAGAAGTCCGTGGAGGGCGAATGTGATGGAACCGCTGAGGGTCGTGTAAACGCAAGAAAAATCGACCTCAACCGAAGCTTCCCCGACCAGTTTGGAGAAACGGTGGTTACTAAAGAGGATGCCCCAGAAGTATGGTCCATTATTCAATGGATATTGGCCAAAAG ATTTGTGCTCTCGGCCAACCTGCATGGTGGCACCGTGGTGGCCAGCTACCCCTTTGACGACTCGGCCAACCATCAGATTGAGGGTTCATACAGCCGCTCAGACGATGACCTTTTGTTTCGTTACCTGGCCCGCGTCTATGCAAAAAACCATCCTGTGATGAGGACCGGCCATCCCAACTGCCCTGATTATCCAGCTGAGAGCTTCGAGGAAGGCATCACCAATGGAGCCAGGTGGTATGATCTATCTG GAGGGATGCAGGACTTCAACTACCTCCACGGGAACTGTCTGGAGATCACCATGGAGCTGAGCTGCTGCAAATACCCCCCTGCCTCTGAGCTCAGGAGCGAGTGGGACATGAACAGAGAGTCGCTGATGGCCTACATGGAAATG GTTCACATAGGGCTGCGTGGCTATGTGACAGAGGCCAACAATGGCTCCGGCCTCCCTGACGTCAGAATCGTGGTGGCAGGCATCAACCACAACCTGACCACAGGACAGCACGGCGAGTACTATCGTCTCCTTCTCCCCGGACAGTACAACATCTCCGCCATCGCACCGGG GTACACCACCCAAACGGTCCACAACGTCCTGGTGACCAAGGGGAAAGCCACTGAGCTCAACTTCACCGTGAGACCCGCTCCCAGCGCGCTCGTGAGCGGCGTCCCCGTGACGACCTCAGCCGCGACGTCCGCACAGAGCACGGCCCAGGGCACCGCTCAGAGCACGGCCCAGGGCACCGCTCAGAGCAGCACCCCCGCGTCCGAACCCACCCCTTCCGCGGAGAACAAGGCCCCGGCCTCCAGCGGGAACCGCagcgactcccccccccctcccaccgccGGCCCAGAGGTCAGCCCCCCCCTTATGCCGCAGGACTTCCGCCACCACAACTACGCCGACATGGAGCTGTTCCTGCGCAGGCACAGCGTCGAGTTCCCCGCCATTGCACACCTCTCCTCCGTGGGTAGGTCCGTGCAAGGCCACGAGCTGTACGTGATGGTCATCTCCGACAACCCGACGGTCCACGAGCATG GAGAGCCCGAGTTCAAGTATGTCGGCAACATGCACGGCAACGAGGTGGTGGGACGGGAGCTGCTGCTCAACCTCATCGAGTATCTCTGCCGTAACTATGGCAACGACCCCGAGGTCACCCAGCTGGTCAACAGCACACGCATCCACATCATGCCCTCCATGAATCCGGACGGCTACGAAGTTGCCAGGGAAG GGGATAAACAAGGCTACCTGGGAcggaacaacagcaacaacttcGACCTGAACCGCAACTTCCCCGACCAGTTTGTGAACATCACGGAGCCAAGGCAGCCGGAGACGGAGGCCGTGATGAGCTGGCTGGAGAGCGTCCCCTTCGTGCTGTCGGCCAACCTTCACGGGG GCTCTTTGGTGGTTAATTACCCCTATGATGACGATAGAGAAGGAGTCTCGCAGTACAGCAAGTGCCCCGATGACGAGGTCTTTCACCAGGTGTCTAGAGCCTACGCACAG gAGAACGCTCTGATGCACAAAGGGCACCCTTGTGAGATGCTGTACCCAGAGGAATATTTTGGGGAGGGCATCACCAATGGTGCCAACTGGTACAATGTTCCTG GAGGCATGCAGGACTGGAATTATTTGAACACCAACTGTTTTGAGGTCACTATTGAACTTGGCTGTGTCAAGTTTCCCTGGGAGAAGGACCTGCCCAAATACTGGGATCAAAACCAACGATCCATGCTACAATTCATCCACCAG GTCCACAGGGGAGTCAAGGGCACCGTCTCAGACATCCACACTGGTTCTGGCATCCCCGATGCCACCATTCGTGTTGAGGGCATAGATCACAACGTCACTACAGCCCAGACGGGAGACTACTGGAGGCTGCTGGTCCCCGGGACATTCAGCCTCATCGCCTCAGCCCGCGG GTATGAACCGATGAAGATCTACGCCACCATCCCAAAAGACAGAGTAGAGGTGGTGGACTTCAAACTGAGCCGCGTCGGCGCCGGGCCTGAAGGCCGGCTCCCAGCGGGCCCGCCGCCCACCCAGGACCCCTCAGTGGAGGAGTTCCAGAACTTCATCCGCTACCTGTCCGTGGGCGaggggctggaggagctggtgaggaGCACCGCCACGGAGAACAGCTACCGCTaccggagtgagagagagatagcagagTCCCTGAGAGGCCTTCTCCTCAACTTCCCCAAAATCACCTCCCTGCGAAG TCTGGGCCAGAGTGTGGATTTCAGAACCATCCGGGCTTTGGAGATCTCCAACCAGCCGGATGAGGCAGAGCCTTCTGAACCCAAAATAAGATTTGTGGCTGGGATCCATGGAAACGCTCCAGTGGGCACTGAGCTTCTGCTGGAATTTGCAACCTTCCTGTGTATGAACTATGGCAAGAACCCGGCCATCACCAGG CTCATTAACAGTACACGGATTGTCATCCTGCCCCTCATTAACCCAGACGGTAGGCAGCTGGCCGAGGAAAAGCAGTGCACCTCCACACGGGGCATGGCCAACGCTCGCGGCAAAGACCTGGACACAGACTTCTTTG GCAACGCTTCCCAGCGTGTGGTGGAGGCCCAGCCAGAGACCAGAGCAGTGATGAAGCTTATCCTGGAGAGGGGGCAAACGCTGTCTGTGTCTTTAGATGGGGGCGCTCTTCTGGCTACCTACCCTTACGACAAACCCGTCCAGACTG TGCGTTCTTTCTCTCTAGTTGAAAAGGAGGGCACTCTGAAGTACTTGGCTAATGTGTACGCCAGAAACCATCCCAGGATGCATCTCGGAGACCCCAGATGTCCAAGCACGGGGCAAG GCGGGGTTCTGAGGGcggcagagaggcagagccaCATGGGCAGCATGAAG GACTTCAGTGTGGACTTTGGCCATTGTCCAGAGATCACTGTGTACACGGGCTGCTGTATGTTCCCCCCCGCCGAGCAGCTGTCCACACTGTGGGCAGAGAACAAGAAGGCCCTTCTCAGCATGCTTGTGGAG GCCCATAAGGGCGTGCGAGGTGTGGTGCGGGACCGGAGTGGGAAGCCCATCGTCGGGGCCATGATCGTGATGAACGGGGGGGTGCGGGTCTACACTGCAGCAGGGGGCTTCTTCCACGCTCTGCTGGTCCCGGGCAGCCACGACATTGAAGCCATCGCTGATGGATACCAGCATCAACGCCAGAAG GTGGTGGTGTCGTCCCATGAAGCGGCCAGTGTGGTCATCATTTCGTTGAACATGGACAACCGTATCTTCGGTCTGCCCAGAGAGTTTGTGGTGGCTGCTGCAG CAGCCTCTATGACGGCCCTGGTGTTGACTGCCTGCatcatctggtgtgtgtgttcggccAAGTCCAACCAGCAGAAGGACGGCTTCCACCGGCTGCGGCAGCACCGGGATGACTACGAGGACGAGATACGCCTGACCTCCATGGGCTCCAAAAAGGCCCTGCTGGGCCACGAGTTCCAggacgagagcgagagcgacgagGAGACGCTGTACGCCAACAAGCTCTGA